The sequence gccacaaaagaagaccaagaaggtgtggcgcaagaagaataaGATGTCATCGACCGCCTGTGCCGTTTGATTTTGCATGAAGTGGTGAACGTCAAAGGCAATTTTTTTGACGAAAGATAAGATTTAGCAACGGACGATAAATATATTTccctttgtgagtgtcacaaacAAGGGCACGGTTAACGCTAATGTAGCTTCCCTAGTGAATAGCAAAAAACATCCCTGTTCCGCTAGGCGCTCGCCTAGGCGCGATTCCACGGGATTAATAGCAAGGCGAGGCCCGTCGCCTGGCCTAGGGGGGTAGGCGGACCCCTAGGCGGGTAcagctcgtcggcggcgccgatggGGGTGGAGAAGCGTCCGGCGGAGGGCGCCAGTGGAGGAGGAAGCAGGGGACGGGCCGGCGGAggtacgggcggcggcggcggcggcggcggaggcaaggaCAGGCGCGGAGGAAGAGGCAGGGCGGCAGCAGAGGCGCAGAGGAGGCAGGGCGGTGGCGTTGTGAAGGTaaggaggcaggggcggcgggaAGGGAAGGAGGCAGGGGCGTCgagaaggggaaggagaggaggatAGGGGAGGAGATAAGGTGGGAGGTGGGCTGTTGGGCCGTTGGGCCGCTTTGATGGGCTTATTTTTTGACTCTAAGGCTTAGTGgtcctctattttttttcttttagaggTATATATGATGTATATAAGAATGTATATGTAAGTATATGGTACCGCCTAGCAAGCCGCCTTGAAACGCCTAGGCTCGATTAATCCCGACTAGTCTCTAGGTTGCGGGTCACCGCCTAGAatccgcctagcgcctagcgcctagcggaACCATGAAAAACATGTATTCAATGTGAACTGTAATGATATACTCTATTAATATTCTATTTTCATATAATTAATTTTGTATGTATAAGTATTTTTGCCGTGAGTTCTGGGTTTTAAAAAATAGCAGTGAAGTTCAGATGTAATTAGCACCGATGGACGTATAATTGTTGGGACGTCACGGTCCGctttaataataaaataatattgCGAATTCAAATATTTTAGCAGGCGGGAAAACAATTTTCAGGAACAGGTGGGGGCTCACCCGTCCCAACAAATGGATTTTCAGTGGCGGGTGAGACCCCCACCCGCCCCGGAAAATCCATTTGTAGGAGCGGGTGAGCCCTCcgtccgcccctgaaaatggattTTCAGGAGCGTGttccattttcaggggcggacggagggctcacccgcccctacaaatggatttTCAGTGGCGGGTGAGACCCCCACCCGCCCCGGAaaatccatttgtaggggcgggtgagcccTCCGTCCGCCCTTGAAAATGGATTTTCAGGAGCGTGTGGGGCTCACCGGCCCctacaaaaaaatttcatggaTTCCTGTTTTCAGGGCTGACGGGGGgctcacccgcccctgaaaagtGCTACTTTTAGAAAAGTAGGGGCGGGTGTGCCGCCCGTCTCTAAAAATGGTGTTTCGCCCGCCCCTGCAAACTATTTCTGCAGTAGTGTAATTAATTCATTATTAGAGCATGTGTTACTGTAGcggtttagtgtctaatcaagGCCTAATtcggtttattagattcgtctcgcaatttacaagtaaattgtgcaattagtttttttatttcgtctataTATTTAATTATCCATGTTGATACCGTAACATTTGATGAGAcacttttgaaattttgaactttgGATCTAAAGAAGACCTAAGTTCAACACGGCATTTGCCTAGGCCTCCTGTCTCTCCCTGTGTCGTAGTCACTGTGTTGGTGTGCCACTTTCAGTGCCAATACTGCCAACCATTTGATGAAAGCGACGGGAGAAAATGTAAAACACACGCTCACACTCTGAAACCAAGTTCAAAGCAAGATGCCAAGTGCAAATGTGTTTAGGCAAAGTTGGTGATCCTTTTATACACATGCAAAACACACGCTTTTGGATCTCCTTGATAGTATGTCATCGTATAATTAGTTTCAAAGAAAAAGTGGATTATGCCTGCACTTTTAATCCAACAGCCAACGCTTACCAAATGCTTGTAAACAGGGTCGCCTTTCATATAAATCACAATTTAGAATGACAATCTTCCAATACACTACAAACTCACTAGAACTTCAATTAAATTGCCACTAACATACCAAAACTCACTAAAGGGATAAATGCACTTTTAGGCAGCCACCGTGAATATTGAAAAATAATGCTGCCTATAAGCATCACATAACTTCTACACCACAGTTTTAATCATAGTTAAAACATATTTACTCCATTCCGAATTATAAATCATATTAGTTTTGTCCTAAGTGGAACTTATCTAACTTTGATATCTACGGTATCAAATAATGCACAACCATTATATATTGTGTATCTAATGAAAGTAGTTTGATACTGTAGATGCTTGTACATTTTgaataaatttagtcaaatctAGAGAAGTTTGATTTATGTTAAAgctatggagggagtatattgtaAGCTTTCAATTCTAGAAACTCACTAAAGGGATAATTGCACTTTTAGGCACCAACCAAAACTCACTAAAGGGACAGATGCACTTTTAGGCACCCACCATGAATATTGAAAAATAAAGGTGCCTAAAAGCATCACGTAATTTCTACGCCACAGTTAGATATTGTAAGCTTTCGATTCTTGATTGAAGTCTTCTAATGAAAGGACAGCATCAGTCACTTCCCACGACACATGGTGCTAAAAGCATACCTACCAGAAATGATGATGTTTGTAAACTAGCCCTGCTTGAGTCAGTGATGTGCAGCGTTACATCGTCCGGATATAAAACCCAACGGCTTCGTCCACTACTACACATATGGCCATTGCAAACAGCTCATCACCAACGGTTTAGcttaaaccggcggtgatagtctaTCACTACCGGTTCTAAATAAACCCGACGGTGATGTACACTCATCACCGCCCGTTCATATTACGAACTGGCGGTGATAGATTTAtgggcatcaccgccgggtGGTAACACGAGCCGGCGGTGATGACCCGTCGTAGATATTTTCCCACCATCCCCGGCCCGTCCTCTCGCTATCTAATCCTCTACCGTGTTCTGTGTTCTCAGATCCTCTCTCTTCAGcagcctccctctcctcccttagATCCCCTCcccagcagcttctccttcGCCGAGTCATGGAGCTGCAGAGATGCAGACTTGCCCCGCCTTCCTGCCGCGCGAGGTCCGGcgccgcagcagcagaagcaagcacagcagcagccatgtacgccgccctccgccgcgcggCGCCACTCCGGCGGCGTGCCGTGTCCGCGCTCGCGGCCGCGCTGCTCcagcagcagccggcggcgTCGTGGTTCCACTCGTACCCGTCGCGGCTGGGGTTCCGGGAGACGgggccgcgggcgcggcggcgcgggcggagttcgcggcggccgaggagggGTCGTTCTACGAGGAGGACAAGAGGGCCGCCAgcgccggtggcgcggcggacCAGGGTCTGGAGATTGCCAAGCTGGGGATCTCGTCCAAGATCGTCGATAGGCTCGCCAAGAAGGGCATCACCAAGCTGTTCCCCATTCAGGTACGAGGAGCGGTGGATCTTCACCGTTCTTCTGGTCGAAGTGGATTCTAGAATAATCTATTTGCTGCGAAAACTCGATTAGATTCTTTTACGCTAGTGGTTTGATCTCATACATGAGGCAAAGCTGTTTGCTATAAATCAGTACTGAATTGATATTTGAACCTTGTCTTCTATTTTGCAACCTGTACAACCTGTTTAGAGAGCTGTTCTTGAGCCAGCAATGCAAGGAAAGGACATGGTTGGTCGTGCCAAAACTGGGACCGGTAAAACTTTGGCATTCGGAATCCTCCGCTCCGCGTCCTGCCTGCTACCCTGCTGCATTGCGCACACTTTCAGGTACGCCGCCCGTGCTCGTAGTACGTCTTCTCTTTATTTCCTTCTACTGAATTTCGGGATCCCATAGCTCGGGTCAGCTTCGTTTGGTTTCTTGCTGTGGTTCAGTTCTGCGTATCTAGGCCCTGCTCCGGCATTTATCAGATTTGTGGTAGCATAGGACGTCATTGTGCTTGCTCCACTGGAATTTCAGTTGTAGTGTGACACAAGTGGTTGGACTCTAATCGCCCAGATCACAAAGGGCATGCATTTAACTACCTGCTTAAACATATGGTACAATCATGTGTGTTCAGGTTTTGTTGTCTATTAGGCTTCCATTTTCCCTAATCTCTTGTGTTCCTTTTGCTGCCTGTCTTGGTTCGGCTATTTCTCTGTGCTGAATATTTAGTTTATGCCTACATGCAGCAGAGTGATCAGGTTCCATTGAGAACTGATCGGAGCAACAATTTGGCTAGTCTATTAGTGATCGCAATTTGGTATTCTTGTCACAATTTATATATGCTGCCCCTTTCATGATAGTAGTTTTTACTATATAAGTTTGTCAACGTGTAATTTGTGATTTATCTGACTTCAGAGATTCAATGTTGGCAATGTTCCTTACTAAATTGAACTCATGTGTAGCCTATCTAATGGGTTGCACGATACGAGGAGTCATTTTGGATCCATTTGTGGCATTGCGAATGGGGCATTCAGGGACAGGTATATCCATTGTTAATTTCAATCCTTGGCAATCTATCAATCGGGCTTGACATTTTGTCTATTATCCAATGTAGCAGTGTAATTTTGTCAGCTATGCCTCCATTTCCTTTTGCCTTTATCACCTTATTATGCCCTTCATATAGACATCACACATTATAACACTCTCATGGACTCATTCCATACCCTTGCAGGCAGGGACTCAATTCTGGGATGAAAAGATGGAAAAAGAACTTGCTGAGGGACATCTATCGAGTACAGTATTTGACAGGTACATATGCCAGACATGCATGTTTAATGTAGAATAAGCTATATATTTTCCTGGTGAATGGCAGAAACTGAAAACATGTCTATTGTCTGCTTCTTTCAGATGTTTATGTCTATATTATTTCTTTCAAACCAAGAACTGTACTAATTCATATCCCATTCCATGTCAACTTCAGCAAGTACTGATACTAGAATTTGTGTGGAATATAATTGGCTAATAAAATGTGATGAGTCAGATTTATCCATTCACCTTTAACTTATGTTTGGGCAATAATCTCGATGTATGAGCTCATATGGTTGAATTCTGCtgctataattatatattatatatgttgtacaaatgatgcaatattattatatgaaaatattttttttgatgggaaaaaggtcttcaccgccggttcgtgtcttcaaccggcggtgttgatgtctccatcaccaacggttccagatacg comes from Panicum virgatum strain AP13 chromosome 4K, P.virgatum_v5, whole genome shotgun sequence and encodes:
- the LOC120703676 gene encoding DEAD-box ATP-dependent RNA helicase 53-like, with translation MQTCPAFLPREVRRRSSRSKHSSSHVRRPPPRGATPAACRVRARGRAAPAAAGGVVVPLVPVAAGVPGDGAAGAAARAEFAAAEEGSFYEEDKRAASAGGAADQGLEIAKLGISSKIVDRLAKKGITKLFPIQRAVLEPAMQGKDMVGRAKTGTGKTLAFGILRSASCLLPCCIAHTFSLSNGLHDTRSHFGSICGIANGAFRDRQGLNSGMKRWKKNLLRDIYRVQYLTGTYARHACLM